One Roseburia rectibacter DNA window includes the following coding sequences:
- a CDS encoding SPFH domain-containing protein, with amino-acid sequence MGIIRAITQAIGGGLADQWLEVYEADDMGDNTVFTSGVLIRKGQNRKGTPDTVSNGSVIHVYDNQFMMLVDGGKVVDYTAEPGYYKVDNSSMPSMFNGELGEAVKETFSRIKFGGQTPTMQKVFFINLQEIKGIKFGTRNPINYFDNFYNAELFLRAHGTYSIKVTNPLQFYAEVIPKNQDHVEISSINEQYLSEFLEALQASINQMSADGTRISYVTSKARELGKYMANTLDEEWNQMRGMEIQSVGIASVSYDEESQKLINMRNEGAMLGGDFNVMRGMAVKNLTEGVRDAGSNAAGAMNGFMGVGMGMNAMNQTLSGLGALQTPQDQQGQMYGNAAQSQMAGGMNQGQNAGAMNQSQPNPAGSAAGTWTCECGHTNTGKFCSECGKQAPAPKNEWTCECGHVNTGKFCSECGKPAPAAEWTCECGQVNKGKFCSNCGKARN; translated from the coding sequence ATGGGAATTATCAGAGCGATTACGCAGGCAATCGGTGGAGGTCTAGCCGATCAGTGGTTAGAAGTTTACGAAGCAGATGACATGGGGGACAACACTGTCTTTACGAGCGGTGTGCTGATCCGAAAAGGACAGAACCGGAAGGGAACACCGGATACGGTCAGCAACGGTTCAGTGATCCATGTGTATGATAATCAGTTTATGATGCTTGTAGATGGAGGAAAAGTTGTAGATTACACGGCTGAGCCTGGATATTATAAGGTGGATAATTCATCTATGCCATCCATGTTTAACGGGGAACTTGGAGAAGCGGTAAAAGAAACTTTCAGTCGTATCAAATTCGGTGGTCAGACACCAACGATGCAGAAAGTGTTTTTTATCAATCTGCAGGAAATCAAAGGAATCAAATTTGGTACCAGAAATCCGATCAATTATTTTGACAATTTTTATAATGCGGAACTGTTTTTGCGTGCCCATGGAACATATTCCATTAAAGTTACCAACCCGCTGCAGTTCTATGCGGAAGTCATCCCGAAAAACCAGGATCATGTGGAGATCTCATCCATCAATGAACAGTATCTGTCCGAGTTTTTAGAGGCACTGCAGGCATCAATTAACCAGATGTCAGCAGATGGAACAAGAATTTCCTATGTGACTTCAAAGGCAAGAGAACTTGGAAAGTATATGGCGAATACGCTCGATGAAGAGTGGAACCAGATGCGCGGTATGGAGATCCAGAGTGTCGGTATTGCGAGCGTATCTTATGATGAGGAGTCCCAGAAACTCATCAACATGAGAAATGAGGGAGCAATGCTCGGTGGTGACTTCAATGTAATGCGCGGTATGGCAGTCAAAAATCTGACCGAGGGTGTGCGTGATGCAGGAAGCAATGCAGCAGGAGCCATGAACGGGTTTATGGGAGTCGGCATGGGCATGAATGCGATGAACCAGACGTTGTCAGGACTTGGCGCACTTCAGACACCGCAGGATCAGCAGGGGCAGATGTATGGAAATGCAGCACAGAGCCAGATGGCAGGAGGCATGAATCAGGGGCAGAATGCGGGAGCCATGAACCAGAGCCAGCCAAATCCGGCAGGCAGTGCAGCGGGCACATGGACCTGTGAGTGCGGTCACACCAACACGGGAAAATTCTGCAGTGAATGTGGAAAACAGGCACCTGCACCAAAGAATGAGTGGACATGTGAATGCGGCCATGTCAATACAGGAAAATTCTGCAGTGAGTGTGGAAAACCGGCACCGGCAGCAGAGTGGACGTGTGAATGTGGTCAGGTCAACAAAGGAAAATTCTGCAGTAACTGTGGAAAAGCGAGGAACTAA